The DNA sequence TAATTTGAAGGATATCCTTTTGCTGAGCGCAAATTAGCTTGCTACCCGCTACCAGTAAGCGAAAAACCGGGTAGCGGCCCGAATATAGCCGGTTATGCCAGCCAGGCCCCTTCGGCCCATTAAACCTCGTGGCCCCTCCGGCGTCCAACTACCACTTTACCGCTCAGCCCCCGGCCTCCCCGTTTGGAAGACCACGAAATTCTCCTCAAGTTCCAGGACCCCGCCAGTCGCAATTTGGCGTTTAACCAGCTGGTGCTCAAGTACCAGCGGAAGGTGTATTGGCATGTGCGCAAGATGGTGGTGGACCATAACGACGCCGATGACCTCACCCAGGACGTGTTCGTGAAGGTGTGGAAGCACCTGGAAAATTTCCGCCAGGACGCCCAGCTCTTCACCTGGATTTACCGCATCGCCACCAACGAGTGCCTGGGTTTTTTGAGCAGCAAGCGCCGCAAGTTCCTGCTGCCGCTGAACGACGTGGGCGCCGAGCTGGCCGAAAAACTGGAGGCCGACCCAGCCCTGGCCGGCGACGAAATCGAGCTAACCTTACAAAAAGCCATTCTGCAACTTCCTGATAAACAGCGCCTCGTGTTCAACCTGCGCTACTACGACGAAATGCCCTACGAGCAGATGGCCCAGGTGACCGGTACCAGCGTGGGGGCCCTGAAAGCGAGCTACCACCACGCCGTGAAAAAGGTAGAGGATTACGTGACCCGCGCCAGTGGCTGAGTGGCCACTACGCAAGATTTTTTCGGGACTAGATTAAACTTTGCTGAGCCTTGTTCATCCAACCGCCATGAAAACTGCTTTCAAGCTTGACGCGCATCCCCGGCGGCCCCTGCCGCCGCTGAGCGCGCCGCCGGCGCACTACTTCGAACAGCTGCCCACCCGCGTGATGGCGCGCCGCTCGGTTCAGCCCCGCGCCCTGGCGGGCAGCGCGGCCTGGTGGGCGCTGCTACCCGGGGCCCTGCGCACCGGCCTGGCCGCGGTGGCCGTGCTGGGCGGGTTTGCGGGGTCGTTTTGGCTGAGCGGCCTGGGCAGTGTGGAGGCCCCGGCAGTGAGCACCCGCGCCGCCACGGCCGCCCTCGACGCCGTGCCCCAAACCGAGCTGGTAGCCTACCTGCTGCGCCCCAGCGCCCACTTGGATGCTACCGATATGGCCCACTTGGTGGCGGCCCGGCCCGGCATGGCTGCCACCTTTTTACAGCCTTCCACGGCCGAACTCAACGAAGCCCTCGACGCGCAAGCGACCGAAGACGTCCGATACTTATAGCCTTTTGTTTTTGCTGATGAACCTGCTTGCTTCCTTCTTTTCTGCCCTGCGCGCGCCGCGCCGGCTAGCTTTAGCCGGGGCCCTGCTGCTGGCCGCTGGCGGCCAAGCCCGGGCCCAGGCCCCCAGCCAGCAGCTGCGCGCCGCCAAAACCGAGCGCCTGAGCCAGCTAGACAACGCCCGCATCGCCTTCTTTACCAGCCGCTTGTCGCTGACGCAAGACCAGGCCCAGCGCTTCTGGCCGCTCTACACCGAATTTATTACCCGCCGCCGCGAGCTGAACCGCACCGGCCGGCCGCTCAAGCGTGAGCAGATTGAGGCCCTTACCGACCCGCAGATTCGCGAGCACCTGGCCCAAATCTACATCACCCGGCAGCAGGAGTTGAACCTGGAAAAGGAGTATTTCAACAGGTTCCAGAAGGTGCTTTCGCTGCGGCAGGTGGCTCAGCTACTGGCTGCCGAGCGCGACTTCACCAAGGAGGTTATCCGGCGCGTGGCAGCTACCCCCGGGGCCCCGGCGCCGGGCGCACCGGAGTAAGTTTTCCCGCACCACTTTGCTCTGAGACGCCCCTGCTTGCTGGGGCCGCTGCGCCCCGCAGTGGCCCCTTTATTTTTGCCAAATAATCTAAACGGGCCGGCGGCGGTTACCATGCTTGGCCGTTGCGAGAGCGCGGCGTCAACCAGCTACCTACCCAGTGCGGAACCCCAAAAATCCGTTAAATCCGTCAATAATCCGTTAAATCTGTGGTCCTTACTCCCCGCCAGCTTTTCCTGAAACACCAGGCCCAAACCTCTGATTTCCCGCTGCTGCTGGAAATTGAGCGGGCTGAGGGCGTGTACATGTACACGCCCGAAGGCCGCCCGATTCTCGACCTGATTTCGGGCATTGGGGTGAGCAACGTGGGCCACCGCCACCCGCGGGTGCTGGCCGCCATCCACGCCCAGCTCGATAAATACCTGCACCTGATGGTGTATGGCGAGCTGGTGCAGGCCGTGCCCGCCCAACTGGCCGAGGCCCTGCACCGCACCCTGCCCGCGCACCTCGATTCGGTGTACTTCACCAACTCCGGCACCGAGGCCATCGAAGGGGCCCTGAAGCTGGCCAAGCGCCACACCGGCCGCACCGAGTTGATTTCCTGCCTGAACGCCTACCACGGCTCCACGCACGGGGCGCTGTCCATCACCGGCTCCGAAGATTTCAAGAACAGCTACCGCCCGCTGCTGCCCGACGTGCGCCACCTCCGCCACAACAATTTTACCGATTTGGCCCTGATTACCGGGCGCACAGCGGCCGTCGTCATCGAAACCGTGCAGGGCGAAGCTGGCGTGCGCCTGCCCACGCCCTACTACCTGCCAGCCCTGCGCCGCCGCTGCCGGGAAGTCGGGGCCCTGCTCATCCTCGACGAAATTCAGTGCGGCTACGGGCGCACGGGCACCATGTGGGCCTTCGAGCAGTACGGCATCGAGCCCGACATTCTGGTGTGTGCCAAGGGCATGGGCGGCGGCATGCCCATCGGGGCCTTTATTTCCACGACGGAAATTATGAGCGGCTTCAAAACCAACCCTATCCTGGGGCACTGCACTACCTTCGGGGGCCATCCTGTGAGTTGCGCGGCAGCCCTGGCCACGCTCCAAGTCATGCAGGACGAAAACCTGGCCGCCGGCGTCGCCGAAAAAGCGGCGCGGTTTCGGGCGCAGCTGCGGCACCCGTCAATCCGGGCGGTGCGCAGCAGCGGCCTACTGATGGCGGTGGAATTCGACTCCTTCGACGTGCTCAAGCCCATCATCGACAGGGCCCTGGCGCACGAGGGCATCCTCACCGACTGGTTCCTGTTCTGCGACAACTCGCTGCGCTTGGCTCCGCCCCTGGTCATCACCAACGAGGAAATTGACGCTGCCTGCGCGGGCCTGCTGCGGGCCATTGACTACGTGGCGGGCGGGTAGTGACCTACTAAAGGAATGTCATGCTGAACGCAGTGAAGCATCTCTATCGCAGCAGTAATTAATTACGCGGGAGAGACGCTTCACTGCGTTCAGCATGACCGTTTTTCGAACTGTCCTACAGCACGCCCTTATCCGTCATTTGCCTAATAGTTTCGCGGTAATTAATGCCGACGGGCACTTCCATGCCATTCACAATTTCGATGGTGTTGCCGTGGATGGCTTTGATGGCCATTTTCTGCACGAGGTAGGAGCGGTTGACGCGCAGGAAATCGGCGGGGTCGAGCAGGGCGGCCATTTTGGTCATGGTCATGTGCGCGACGACGACCTCGGCTTTCGTATAGATTTTGAGGTAGTCCTTCATGCCCTCCACGAACAACACGTCGGCAACGGACACGCGCCGGAACTTCTTGTTTTCCTTGATGAGCAGCAAACGCTGGCGTTCGGGAGGGCCCGGCGGCGGCTCGGGGGCCCCGGCGGGCACCAGCTGCTTGCGCGCCTTGCCAATGGCCTTGGCGAACCGCTCGAAGGTGATGGGCTTGAGCAGGAAATCCACCGCGTCGTGCTCGAAGCCCTGCACGGCATACTCGGAGTAGGCGGTGGTGAAGATGACGGCCGGCCGCCAGCCCGTAAACGTGTTCAGGAACTCCAAGCCGTTCATTTCCGGCATGTTCACATCGAGCAGGATGAGGTCGGGGCGCAGGGCTTCTACCCGGCCCAGGGCCTCTACGGCGTTATCGAACGTTGCCAGCAGCTCCACGAAGCCGAGGCGGCTGAGGTACTTCTGGAGCAGCTCCTGGGCCAGGGGCTCGTCGTCGATGAGGACGCAGGTTAGCCGGTTTGCGGGGGCCATAGGCGGAGCAGGATGTCGAATTGGGTGGCGGTGTGGCTGGTTTGCAGCGCGTAGGCGCCGGGGTACAGGATGTCGAGCCGGCGGCGGGTGTTGCGCGTGCCGATGCCCTCGTGGATATCCGCGCCCGCCTGCGCCGGCCGGGCGTTGGCCACCGCGAAGCAGAACGCGCCCCGCTCGTCGCGGTAGGCCCGGATGCGCACCCAGGCGTCGTGGCGCAATTTATCGACGCCGTGCTTCACGGCGTTCTCCACGAAGTTGATGAGCAGCAGCGGCGGGATGCGCTGGGGCCCCAAATCGGGCGCAATGTCCAGCTCCACGGCCAGCCGCCGCCGGTGCCGAATCTGCTGGATTTCGA is a window from the Hymenobacter nivis genome containing:
- a CDS encoding RNA polymerase sigma factor: MEDHEILLKFQDPASRNLAFNQLVLKYQRKVYWHVRKMVVDHNDADDLTQDVFVKVWKHLENFRQDAQLFTWIYRIATNECLGFLSSKRRKFLLPLNDVGAELAEKLEADPALAGDEIELTLQKAILQLPDKQRLVFNLRYYDEMPYEQMAQVTGTSVGALKASYHHAVKKVEDYVTRASG
- a CDS encoding aspartate aminotransferase family protein, with translation MVLTPRQLFLKHQAQTSDFPLLLEIERAEGVYMYTPEGRPILDLISGIGVSNVGHRHPRVLAAIHAQLDKYLHLMVYGELVQAVPAQLAEALHRTLPAHLDSVYFTNSGTEAIEGALKLAKRHTGRTELISCLNAYHGSTHGALSITGSEDFKNSYRPLLPDVRHLRHNNFTDLALITGRTAAVVIETVQGEAGVRLPTPYYLPALRRRCREVGALLILDEIQCGYGRTGTMWAFEQYGIEPDILVCAKGMGGGMPIGAFISTTEIMSGFKTNPILGHCTTFGGHPVSCAAALATLQVMQDENLAAGVAEKAARFRAQLRHPSIRAVRSSGLLMAVEFDSFDVLKPIIDRALAHEGILTDWFLFCDNSLRLAPPLVITNEEIDAACAGLLRAIDYVAGG
- a CDS encoding LytR/AlgR family response regulator transcription factor, producing MAPANRLTCVLIDDEPLAQELLQKYLSRLGFVELLATFDNAVEALGRVEALRPDLILLDVNMPEMNGLEFLNTFTGWRPAVIFTTAYSEYAVQGFEHDAVDFLLKPITFERFAKAIGKARKQLVPAGAPEPPPGPPERQRLLLIKENKKFRRVSVADVLFVEGMKDYLKIYTKAEVVVAHMTMTKMAALLDPADFLRVNRSYLVQKMAIKAIHGNTIEIVNGMEVPVGINYRETIRQMTDKGVL
- a CDS encoding sensor histidine kinase, giving the protein MGRWAAQSRLRSLALEKDNLKLELEFLRAQINPHFLFNTLNSVYSLIEDKDKTAAFIVVSLSDMMRYALYDAATTEVDVAKELAFIQNYIEIQQIRHRRRLAVELDIAPDLGPQRIPPLLLINFVENAVKHGVDKLRHDAWVRIRAYRDERGAFCFAVANARPAQAGADIHEGIGTRNTRRRLDILYPGAYALQTSHTATQFDILLRLWPPQTG